TCATATTAATAAGATAGGACCTCATTAATAAAAGagggccctagttttgtcacacctggactactgttcagtcgtgtggtcaggtgccacaaagagggatttAGGGAAATTGCagttgtctcagaacagggcatcacgcatggcccttaaatgtacacagagagctaacattaatgacatgaatgtcaatctctcctggctcaaagcggaagagagattgacttcatcattacttttttgtaagaagtgttgacaagctgaatgtaccgaactgtctgtttaaactactagcacacagctcggacacccatgaataccccacaagacatgccaccagaggtctcctcacagtccagaacagactatgggaggtgcacagtagtacatagagccatgactacatggaactctattcaggtaactgatgcaaacagtagaatcagattttttttttaactggtaAAAAtaaaccttatggaacaacggggactgtgaagagacacacacaaaggtacagacacaaacattgtaatattgttgtatggtggtgttATACATGTAGTATTTTAGATATGTAGtgatgtaataatgttatataatGTTATGtcctgttttatattttgttttatatgtaatgtaaagtGCTTTAATGTGTTtagactccaggaagagtaggcagcagctaatgggggatCTCGAATGAATACAAATATTAATCACAAAGGAAGTCATTTAGTATCtcgtagtgttgtgttgtgtgtgtgtacagtgtgtagtgtttgtgtgtgttttatagtgATCATATTGCCTGCCTGTAACTGACTGTCTACCtttatgtgtagtgtgtgtgtgttgtagtaatattgttcctctcctctctccccagctgaTGGTGTAGTTTTAGGTGTTGCCGTGGTTTCCTCCAAGGTCACAGTTCAACTGGTGGTCTTTCTAGCTGTCATTCTGCACAAGGTGAGACTCCACTGGATTAACCAGCCTCTAACAGGAAGTTACATCACAATATTGGACAACAGGACAGCTTCTACTAGGAAGTGACATAACAATATTGTACAGCTtctaacaggaagttacattttacAATATTGGACAACAGGACAGCTTCTACTAGGAAGTGACATAACAATATTGGACAGCTTCTAACAGGAAGTTACATCACAATATTGGTCAACAGGACAGCTTCTAACAGGAAGTTACATCACAATAAGACATCTTGATTGTTTTGCTGccatccatccttctctccctccatccatccatctctccctccctccatccatctctccctccatccatccatccatccatctctccctccctccatccatctctccctccatctctccctccctgcatccatctctccctccctccatccatccctccctctctcaggctCCTGCAGCGTTTGGCCTGGTCACCTTTCTGTTGCACGCAGGTTTAGAGAAGAAGCAGATTCAGAAGCATCTATTGGTCTTCTCTGCTGCAGCACCTGTTCTCTCCATCATTACATACATTATCCTGAACGCGGTGAGAAGAAGCAACAAACTACTTTTTAGTGACTTAGAACAATGTGCTATCATAATGGGAAGAAATGGGATTTATCTAATGGAAACCCTTTATAGTCATTGAAGTAGGAAATTATTGAAGATTGTGGTGAACTTAGCCTGGTTCTGAGAATTGATTTGTGCAGTCTTGCCAATAGCTGACAATAGAAGTTGGTAGGACAGCAAGCCTGGGATCAAGCTACGGGGAACTAGTTCAACACTGAAAGTTATTTGATAACCAACAGTAAAAGTTATCTGAAGGTTATTTTGTAATGTTGATGTTacgtctgtgtgttgtgtttcctcCTCCTACTGTAGAGTGGGGGTTCAGCCCAGTACCGTCTGAGCGCTACAGGTGTTGGGATGCTCTTCTCAGCCGGAACATTCCTCTATGTTGCTACGGTCCATGTACTACCAGAGGTCAGCTCCAGGGGGCAGCAGCAGAGCTTTGTAAATGTAATCTCTGGGACCGGGCACCTCGACGGGACTGGGACCGGGCACCTCGACGGGACTGGGACCGGGCAGCAGGGCGACCTGGGGGTCCTGGAGAGCCTCACGCTGATACTGGGAGCAGGACTACCTGTGTTACTGGCCCTGGGACTACATGATGACTAGTCTTGTGAATCGATGCTATCCTACCAAGTCTCCTTCGTCACTCAAAGGAACATTAGGAATGAATGTGAAGGAAGCCTTAAAATCGAGACTACACTACGACTGACAAGTTAACGCAAAGAAAGACACCACATGATACCAAGCACACATTCTTACATAGAGATCATTGAGGGTGTTTCTGTGCCAGATGCATTGTGTATCAGTGTCTTTTCATGAGAGGTCAAGGAGGTAGTGTTACTGATACTGACATGGGTTTGAACATACAAAAAGTatggatagagtgtgtgtgtgtgtgtgtgtgtcatgcaaaATAGTGGGATCAGAGCAAGACagagtgatgtgtgtgtcagagatttGTGTAGAGCTTTTGTAATTGTTTCTCTTGCCAAGTTCAATCTCAGTAGGGACATTCTGTTGAGTTTGTCTGAAAGAGCGAGGACATTTCCTGTAAGTGGATAACTGTTTCCTCATATTTGGCCTTTGTGCCTCGACTGaacaaaccatttaaaaaaaaatgttagacGAAATCCAAACTAGATCAGATTTTAATCATATTGGTCATATTTCATCTTTTGTCATTTGTAAGAAAGGTTTTTGGCTGGGGTATGTTAGGTACTGAAATATTCAGGTCAGGTTGCGAAACGCCATCTTTATAAGCATTGGACGGTTGCCATAACACTGACGGTGCCTAAATGAACCACAGTGATGATTATtgatttcttattttgtattggATGTGATCATCTTTTTAGATTTGCTAATAATGGTTTACATGAAATATTCAGTAAAACACTCCCGCTGACAAACCACAGCTCAGTGGACCTTCTAAACGGACCAGTGACCATACCGAGAAGAGACTAACACATTTCTCCATGGTTTACTATAGCCAGGACAATGTTGTCTGGCTACCAGTCTGTTTAGATAACATTCCTCTAGTCTGGGTAACATtcctctagtctgggtaccagtctgtttaggtAACATTCCTCTAGTCTGGCTACCAGTCTGTTTGGGTAACATTCCTCTAGTCTGGCTACCAGTCTGTTTAGGTAACATTCCTCTAGTCTGGCTACCAGTCTGTTTGGGTAACCATCCTCTAgtctggtaccagtctgtttaggtAACATTCCTCTAGTCTGGCTAACCAGTCTTTTAGATAACATCccagcctgggtaccagtcttgtTTGGATAACATTCCTCTAGccgggtaccagtctgtttgctAGCATTCACTCCTTCAATCTGTTCACATGCTAAACATCTTTTGGCAATGATACAGATTACCATGAGTAAATTatccaaacagactggtacccaggctagaggATGTTATGCCAaaccagactggtacccaggctagaggAATGTTATCTAAACAGACTGGTAGCCAGACTAGAGGAATGTTATCCAAACAGACTAGTACCCAGACTAGAGGAAAACTATTTTTTATTAATACTTTGTCATAACTATCCCTGAAAATAATAGACAAATAGCATGACATGTAAACTGTTGATAATAAAGCTAGATTGTTTTGAATATGTCTGTTCTATTCCAATGTCAGATGTTGCTGTCACCAACAGCTTGTAATGTCACAGGTCAGGGACCGTGTCACAGTACTGTTACCAAGGGGTTCCGCACTAACAGGACTACACAGCATTAGAGCTGTTCTGTAACAGGACAGCAGAGAATACATTTACAAAGAAAAGATTTATTAAAGAtgtaacaaaaaatacattttcatgatctagacattacaacaacaaataaaTCACTAGAAAAATACTGGAATAAAGTGTATACAAATTTCCTGAGCAACTATACAATAGCAAAACAATGTGTCTGttttgtcactttaataataaatacaaaatctatATCTGAAAAATGATCTTGGAAAAAAAGATCCCATTTAAACTACagtagaaatacagtatatattttctctaccataactaTTTCCAGAGACAGTATATTTTATATGTGTAGTTAAATCTAGTTCCGGCCTACATTCAAGACCAGGATTGTCTTCAAGTTAAATTGATATCAATAGTTACCTAAACTTGTCTTAAGCTAATTATTCCCTAATTATACACAGCAATCCAAACACTTTGTTTGATGAAGACTCCCTCAATAGATCTATTGTTTCAGAAGTATCACCTCGTATTTACTTGCCACTGGAAGAATTACAGGTAATTAACATAACAAACATGAATGTAGCAAAGTAGCCCAGGCCATTTACAAGCTTTGTTGTAGCTCATATCAGGACTGGGCCCTATCACTTTGTACTCGTctcttagtatgtgtgtgtagtggtttatAATATTGTACAACGacttagtatgtgtgtgtagtggtttgtaatactgtacgacttagtatgtgtgtgtagtggtttgtaATACTGTACGACTCTTAGTATGTGTGACTCTTAGTATGTGGTGTGGTAGTGGTTTGTAATACTGTACGActcttagtatgtgtgtgtagtggtttgtaatactgtactactcttagtatgtgtgtgtagtggtttgtaatactgtacgactcttagtatgtgtgtgtagtggtttgtaAAAATACTGTACGActcttagtatgtgtgtgtagtggtttgtaATACTGATCGACTTAGTATTGTTGTAGTGTTTGTAATACTGTACGActcttagtatgtgtgtgtagtggtttgtaatactgtacgactcttagtatgtgtgtgtagtggtttgtaatactgtacgacttagttgtgttgtgtagtggtttgtaatactgtacgactcttagtatgtgtgtgtagtggtttgtaATACTGTACGACTTAGTATTTGTGTGTAGTGGTTTTGAAATACTGTACTActcttagtatgtgtgtgtagtggtttgtaATACTGTCTACTCTTAGTATGTGTGGTGTAGTGGTTTGTAATACTGTACTActcttagtatgtgtgtgtgtgggtttgtaatactgtactactcttagtatgtgtgtgtagtggtttgtaatactgtactactcttagtatgtgtgtgtagtggtgaatGTATAAGGACAGATGATCATATTTTTTCCACGGTCCAGCAGGGAGGCAGCTAGCTGAGCCTGCAGAGCCATCTGATGAAAGTCCTGCCGTCCGTCGcctccctcaccttctccctcatATGGAAGGAGGCGAGCCACTCTACGGGCCTCCTCCTgcacctcctctctctgcctctgcagaCGCTCCCTCTCGACGCTCCTTCAAATCAGAATCAAACTTTTTTAGTGTGCATTTAAAAATCGCTGAGACACactttacagtaaaataataGAACTGCTGTCCcaaatgaaccctattccctccaaAGAAATTATGAAATCACCACGTATTGAATCTCTTTTGCACAGAAATCGTGATACCCTATTATGTGCTGGCCGTCACATATTGACGAGCGCTATTTCCACGCCACGTCTCGGCGAGTATATAGAAGCGCCTTCTATTTCTTCCTACCAATGAAACCCTTTAACATTCACTCTTTACGCATAAGAGTCAGACCACCTAGCCCTAACTCTCTCCATATCNNNNNNNNNNNNNNNNNNNNNNNNNTGTAGTTGTTTGTAATACTGTACGACCTTAATGTGTGTGTAGTGGCGCGTTTGGTAATACTGCCGTACGActcttagtatgtgtgtgtagtggtctTGTAATACTGTCACGACCTTTATGCatgtgtggtagtggtgtgtaATAGCTGTTACGACTTTAGTATGTGTGTTGTAGTGGTTTTGTAAAGCTGTCACGGACATTAGTATGTTGTTGTGTACGTGGTTTGTAATCTGTATACTCTTAGTTGTGTGGTAGTGGGTTTGTATCACGTACGACTCTAGTACTGGTGTGTGTGAGTTGGttgtaatactgtacactttgagtatgtgtgtgtagtggtttgtaATACTGTACGACTTAGTaagtgtgtgtagtggttgtaATAACTGTAGCGACttagtagtgtgtgtagtgtttgtaaTACTTGTACGACTCTTAGTAGTGTGGGTAGGTGTAGTGGTTTGTAATACTGTACGACTTAGTATGGTGTGTGTACGTGGTTTGTAATACTGTACActctagtatgtgtgtgtagtggtttgtaatactgtacgactcttagtatgtgtgtgtagtggtttgtaatactgtactactcttagtatgtgtgtgtagtggtttgtaATACTGTAACTCtagtattgtgtgtgtagtggtttgtaATACTGTACGACTCTAGtatggtgtgtgtagtggtttgtaATACTGTACGACTTAGtatgtgtgtagtggtttgtaatactgtacgactcttagtatgtgtgtgtagtggtttgtaatactgtacactcttagtatgtgtgtgtaagtggtTTGTAATACTGTACGACTAGtatggtgtgtgtagtggtttgtaatactgtacgacttagtatgtgtgtgtagtggttgtaATACGTACGACTTAGTATGTTGTGTGTAGTGGTTTTAATACTGTACTACTCTTAGTATGTGTGGTGTAGTGGTTTGTAATACTGTACTACTCttagtaatgtgtgtgtggtggtttgtaatactgtactactcttagtatgtgtgtgtagtggtttgtaATACTGAGCactttagtatgtgtgtgtagtggtttgtaatactgtacactcttagtatgtgtgtgtagtggtttgtaTGACTGTAGTCTCGATTAGTATGTGTTGGTGTAGTGTGTTTGTAATACTGTACGACTCTTGGCAGTCTGAATAGTCGTTGTGGTGTAGTGGTTTGTAATACTGTACGACTGTAGTATGTGTTGGTGTAGTGGTTTGTAATACTGTACGACTTAGTTATGTGTGTGAGTGGTTTGGTAAATTACTGTTACGACTCTTAGTGATGTGTGTGCTAGTGGTTTGTAATACTGTACGActcttagtatgtgtgtgtagtggtttgtaatactgtacgtactcttagtatgtgtgtgtagtggtttgtaatactgtacgactcttagtatgtgtgtgtagtggtttgtaatactgtacgactcttagtatgtgtgtgtagtggtttgtaatactgtacgacttagtatgtgtgtgtagtgggttTGTAATACTGTACGACTCTTAGTATGTTGTGTGTAGTGGTTTGTAATACTGTACGActcttagtatgtgtgtgtgtagtggtttgtaatactgtacgactctagtatgtgtgtgtagtggttgtgtAATACTGACGAtctttagtatgtgtgtgtgtagtggtttgtaATACTGTACGACTTTAGTATTTGTGTGTAGTGGTTTGTAATACTGTACTActcttagtatgtgtgtgtagtggttttgTAATACTGTACTActcttagtatgtgtgtgtatggtttgtaATACTGTACTACTCTTAGTATGTGGTGTGTAGTGGTTTGTAATACGTACTActcttagtatgtgtgtgtagtgggttTGGTAATAGCTGTACTActcttagtatgtgtgtgtagtggtgaatGTATAAGGACAGATGATCATATTTTTCCACGGTCCAGCAGGGGCAGGCAGCTGAGCCTGCAGAGCCATCTGATGGAAAGTCCTGCCGTCCGTCGCCTCCCCACCCTTCTCCCTCATATGGAAGGAGGCGAGCCACTCTACGAGCCTCCTCCtgcacctctcctctctgcctctgcaGACGCTCCCTCCGACGCTCCTTCAAATCAGAATCAAACTTTTTTTAGTGTGCATTTAAAAATCGCTGAGACACCactttacagtaaaataataGAACGTCTGTCCAATGACCCTATCCTCAAATTGAACCCTATtcctccaaatggaaccctattccctccaaATGAACCTATTCCTCAAATGAACCCTATTCCTCCAAATGAACCCTATtcctccaaatggaaccctattccctccaaatggaaccctattccctccaaatggaccctattccctcCAATGGACCCTAtcctccaaatggaaccctattcccctccaaatggaaccctattccctccaatggaaccctattccaaatggaaccctattccctccaaatgaaaccctattccctccaaatgaaccctattccctccaaatggaaccctattccctccaaatggaaccctattccctccaaatggaaccctattccctccaaatggaaccttattccctccaaatggaaccctattccctccaaatggaaccctattccctccaaatggaaccctattccctccaaattaaccctattccctccaaattaaccctattccctccaaatgaaccctattccctccaaatggaaccctattccctccaaatggaaccctattccctctaaatgaaatataagcaccccctccCCAACACCACACCCtaccacacacacctcttctccaacaccacacacacaccctaccacacacacacaccttctcctccaacaccacacacacaccctaccacacacacacaccttctcctccaacaccacacacacaccctgccacacAGGTCCTAACCCCCCCCCATAACACCACACCTTCAGGGAGAGACAGCATTCTCTCAGCTGCCTctcagtctcctcctctctctgtacccTGTCTAGGAGGCGCTGGTGGCAGAGGAGTCTCTCCATGTTTTCCTGCTGTGCCCGCTGTGCCCTGCTCATCCTCTGGGTGTGAGCGTTCTGGCTTGCCTGCTCCATACGACGCTGACTCAACTGGGCCAGTACCTGGACAAATACAATACAACGTTATTGTCCAATGTGAGTTGGTTAGGGtttaagtgcattgctcaagaGCACAACGGCATCAGGTGGCACCTGAGATTCTAATGCCAGCAACCCCTCTAGTTGCAGGCTCATTCCTGTCAGATTTTCTCCGTATCACTGGGATTCTAACCCTATatatccccccccccatctctctgacAAATTTAAAAGGATTCCCAGGCCTAATATTTAAGTTGAGGAAATGTGatcataattattattttatcaaTCGATGCTGGACAGGCTAGTAAAGGTTAGACGCTGGACAGGCTAGTAAAGGTTAGACGCTGGACAGGCTAGTAAAGGTTAGACCTGGACAGGCTAGTAAAGGTTATCGCTGGACAGGCTAGTAAAGGTTAGATGCTGGACAGGCTAGTAAAGGTTAGATGCTGGACAGGCTAGTAAAGGTTAGATGCTGGACAGGCCAGTAAAGGTTAGACTCTGGACAGGCTAGTAAAGGTTAGATGCTGGACAGGCTAGTAAAGGTTAGACGCTGGACAGGCTAGTAAAGGTTAGATGCTGGACAGGCTAGTAAAGGTTAGAGTGCTGGACAGGCTAGTAAAGGTTAGACGCTGGACAGGCTAGTAAAGGTTAGATGCTGGACAGGCTAGTAAAGGTTAGACCCTGGACAGGCTAGTAAAGGTTAGACCCTGGACAGGCTAGTAAAGGTTAGATGCTGGACAGGCTAGTAAAGATTAGACGCTGGACAGGAGTAAAGGTTAGACGCGGACAGGCTAGTAAAGGTTAGATGCTGGACAGACTAGTAAAGGTTAGACTCTGGACAGGCTAGTAAAGATTAGACGCTGGACAGGCCAGTAAAGATTAGACGCTGGACAGGCTAGTAAAGGTTAGACGCTGGACAGGCTAGTAAAGGTTAGATGCTGGACAGGCTAGTAAAGGTTAGACGCTGGACAGGCTAGTAAAGGTTAGATGCTGGACAGGCTAGTAAAGGTTAGATGCTGGACAGGCTAGTAAAGGTTAGACGCTGGACAGGCTAGTAAAGGTTAGACGCTGGACAGGCTAGTAAAGGTTAGACCTGGACAGGCTAGTAAAGGTTAGACCCTGGACAGGCTAGTGAAGGTTAGACGCTGGACAGGCTAGTAAAGATTAGACGCTGGACAGGCTAGTAAAGGTTAGACGCTGAACAGGCTAGTAAAGGTTAGATGCTGGACAGACTAGTAAAGGTTAGACTCTGGACAGGCTAGTAAAGGTTAGACGTCTGGACAGGCTAGTAAAGGTTAGACGCTGGACAGGCTAGTAAAGGTTTGACGCTGGACAGGCTAGTAAAGGTTAAGACGCTGGACAGGCTAGTAAAAGTTAGACGCTGGACAGGCTAGTAAAGGTTAGACCTGGACAAGGCTAGTAAAGGTTAGACGCTGGACAGGCTAGTAAAGGTTAGATGCTGGACAGGCTAGTAAAGGTTAGACGCTGGACAGGCTAGTAAAGGTTAGATGCTGGACAGCGCACTAATACTTGATAGGCATTTATGAatgagaaagtgaacttgccATTTCCAAAACGGAGCTCAGGGAGGAATCAGAGATTCCCTGTTTTGCTATCTGTTGCATAGTCAACAGCCAGGGTTTCATTAAATATTCCgaggcactatatatatatatattattacacaTTTAATTAAAATGGATGCATTGTGAGATGTTCAACTTCAATTAATTGGCACAAAATATGCGTCAGACAAACACTTTTGGCACAGGTGGTCACCTAAATGTATTATAGTAGACTGGGCCTGATATAGGCTAGCATACGAATGGTGGATTATTAGCCCAGCCTATGAATTAACTTCCATTTACACATCTGTCTTAACGGTTCCCAGTAGCCTAGCCCAATGTGTGTCCCAGAAGAAGCTATATAGTTGTCACTTTATTTTTTAccacaattttgtgatatccaaattggtagttagtcttgtcccatcgctgcgactcccgtatggactcgggagaggcgaaggtcaagagccatttgtcctccaaaaacacaacccaaccaagccgcactgctttttgacacaacgcccgcttaaccccagaagccagccgcaccaatgtgtcagaggaaacgcctggcgaccgtgtcagcgtgcactgcgcccgggccCACctcaggagtcgctagagcgagatgggacaaggacatctcggcccggccaaaccctctcctaacccggatgatgctgggccaattgtgcgtcacctcatgtgtctcccggtcgcggccggctgcgacacagcccgggatcgaacccagatctgtggtgacgcctcaagcactgcagtgccttagaccgcagcgccactcaggaggcccctggTCACATATTTGGAGCAACTCCTATAGAAAGAAGCACCTTGCTTGCTGGATATAAAACAGGCTTCAGCGTTCACAAAGCACTGGCGGGGAAGTCTTGAACGGTCGAGAGCTTCTCTGGTGTTATGTGATCACATTGGCTGGTAGTAAAAACTAAATAAACAGGAATCCTCTGTTCTCCCCGTTCCTGTTGTTTATGTTTACAATGAAATGTATCACGTCAGAATGCCCAACGCTAGAATGTTAACAATCAAATGTATGAATGAAATTAGAATGTTTTCTTATAAGTCTAATTTGCATAAACATTGTTATTGGAAGATGGCTGTGAGGGTTATCGAATCAGGATCAAATCCTCTGATCTCCTTGAGCTCATTAATGATACAATGTTCAGAATTGAAGACTGCTGAAAGGCCAGTCTTTTTGTCAATgccaaggagtggaatgttagctgaAGAGAACAGTACTCTGGCTATTACAGTGGActgtggaaatgtgtgtgtgcttacttTCCAGTATTGTTTATTGCATGTATTATAGTGTATAGTTGTGTGTATGGTTTCTGTATATCTGTGTGCTgtcctcacctctttctctctgagctgCTGTTGGCTGTGCCAGGAGGCTCGAAGCTGGGCCCTCTGGATCTGCTCCTCCTCCCTAGCCGATCTCTCCTGCAGCTCCCCGAGCCGCAACGCCACTGCCTGGGCCCTCTTCTCCCAGGAGCGCTGCCGTTTCTCCTCCAAGGCACTCCTCATcagcgcctcctcctcctccatctgctGCTGCACCTCCCTCTTCAGGAGGAGGCATCTGAGATGCTCCCTCTGGTTCTCCTGTTGgagtctcttcctctccctcctctctcggatcaccctgctcctcctggccctctgctccttctcctgcGACAGCtgcacctccttctctctccctgcctgctctAGACGCTCCATGTCTTTGAGCAGCTGCTCCTGGAGGCATTTGCGCTCCTCCGCTTCTCTCCTCGCCatctctttcttgtctcttttCCGCACCTCCTGCTCCTCTGTGAGCCTCCTCCAGCGATCCTCCTGTAGTAGCACCTCCTGCTCGCGCTGACCGGCCAACTCCTTCTCCTGGCGCTCCTTCTGCCTCCTCCGCGCCTCCAGCCCATCCTGCCACCGCTGCATgctcttctccagctccttcttcCTCCTGCGCTCCACCTGGACCCGTCGCACCTCCTCCTGCCTCcgggcctcctctctctcctgctcctcttgcTGGCTCAACCTCAGCCTGGTCTGCTCCTCTTGGTGCTTCACCAACATCAGAGCTGCTATCTTACGGTCTTTCTCTGGGACTGTCACATTCATCTTCTTCCTGATGTCTCGAGTGAGCCTCTCCAACTGTCTTTCTGTGGCTGGGGAGTGTCGGAGGTCACCAAGACTTAGACTGGACACCATCATGTTCTTGTCAGTTGGTCTCAAGCTGTTTCTGTTTTGTTCTCTGGTGATAGCAGCAGAATAAGAGGACCTGCCATTGCGCACAGATTTCCTTCTGGGGCTGTGGTCCACAGATTGAGTAGTTCCCGTTCTCAAACCATCACAGGTGTCCTTTGTTGATTTGGGATCTTCGAGAGAGTTCCGACTTTCTACCTCGACGACAGTTTCGAGGGCTGACAGTTTAACGGACGGTCGTCTTTCTTTCGTTTCTAAaataatcttctctctctcttcacggCACAGCCGCAAAATCCCCCTGCCTTCCCTTTCGTACGCCTCGTACAGAACTGCCAGTGCCTTAAACGGGATATCTGGGTTTACGTTGTCATCAACGAAATCGCTTAGAGATTTTATTAAAAGTTGAACGGGTTTGACGCCGAGTCTTGCACATGATTCCAACGAGCGCGGACTGGTTAAAACATACGTGCTGTCCTCAGCGTCCGTTGTATCAAAGTTGTCGAGATCCAAGTGCAGCGTTGGAGACGGCGGACTGCTTTCTCCCATGACAACTAGCTAGAGTGCTTATAGCTACTTATCTAACtacttatctagctagctagcgtgctTATAGCtacttatctagctagctagcgtgctTATAGCtacttatctagctagctagctaacattagcctttACTCTGGACACCATAGCATTGCAGACAGGCAAACCAACAGGTACCACACCAAAAAGAAAATAGCAAGTAAAGTTGATATTTCTTATGAAATGAGTTCAGCATTTTGATCGCTGTCAAATACGAAGAAGGAGAGAGTCCTTTCAAAACATTGCCTAACGGTGGAAAGTTAGCGACGCTATTTTTGTTGTGACCATGGCTGCAAAACTCAACGAAATCTCGGGAAAAGAGGGATTATTTCTTCCCAATAGATTATTGGGGCACCCTCTATCGGTTGACGTTCCTTGGATGAGGTGACTCAGCTAAGAAAACGCAAAAGTTAATCATCTTGACATCTCCCATTTCTACTAGGAAATTAACGGCATTTGTTATTTCTACAATACATGTT
This portion of the Salvelinus sp. IW2-2015 linkage group LG4q.1:29, ASM291031v2, whole genome shotgun sequence genome encodes:
- the LOC111962522 gene encoding zinc transporter ZIP9, producing MDEAIAIILISVVMFLGCFLFGLIPLLIKLSEKRLQFVSIFGAGLLCGTALAIILPEGVELLEESWRVSSCSVAPVAANKNASDGGVGGQLQEMGPSKGLPARFFIGVSLVLGFILMFLVDRISSYFSIHGPRTGTSNRTSITATLGLVIHAAADGVVLGVAVVSSKVTVQLVVFLAVILHKAPAAFGLVTFLLHAGLEKKQIQKHLLVFSAAAPVLSIITYIILNASGGSAQYRLSATGVGMLFSAGTFLYVATVHVLPEVSSRGQQQSFVNVISGTGHLDGTGTGHLDGTGTGQQGDLGVLESLTLILGAGLPVLLALGLHDD